The Lycium barbarum isolate Lr01 chromosome 12, ASM1917538v2, whole genome shotgun sequence genome includes a region encoding these proteins:
- the LOC132622501 gene encoding polcalcin Nic t 2 — MAEAEDPQDIADRERIFKRFDANGDGQISASELGETLQALGSVTPEEVKYMMDEIDTDKDGFISFQEFTDFARANRGLIRDVAKIF, encoded by the coding sequence ATGGCTGAGGCTGAAGATCCACAAGACATTGCTGATCGAGAACGAATCTTCAAGCGTTTTGATGCAAATGGTGATGGACAAATCTCTGCATCAGAACTTGGAGAGACCTTGCAGGCCCTGGGTTCTGTTACTCCTGAAGAAGTTAAGTATATGATGGATGAAATTGACACTGATAAAGATGGTTTCATTTCCTTTCAGGAATTCACAGATTTTGCTCGAGCCAACCGAGGCTTGATTAGGGACGTTGCTAAAATTTTCTAG